In Streptomyces sp. NBC_01439, the following are encoded in one genomic region:
- a CDS encoding bifunctional riboflavin kinase/FAD synthetase, with product MQRWRGLEDIPQDWGRSVVTIGSYDGVHRGHQLIIGRAVATARELGVPSVVVTFDPHPSEVVRPGSHPPILAPYDRRAELMAGLGVDALLILPFTAEFSQLSPADFIVKVLVDKLHARAVIEGPNFRFGHRAAGNVDFLRELGSTYDYEVDVVDLVERGEAGGGVPFSSTLARRLVSEGDMDGAAEILGRPHRVEGVVVRGAQRGRELGYPTANVETQPHTAIPADGVYAGWLTADGERMPAAISVGTNVQFDATERTVEAYAIDRVGLDLYGMHVAVDFLAYVRGMAKFESLDGLLEAIANDVKRARVLTDAYDLKR from the coding sequence GTGCAGCGCTGGCGTGGCTTGGAGGACATCCCCCAGGACTGGGGACGCAGCGTCGTCACCATCGGCTCCTACGACGGCGTGCACCGGGGACATCAGCTGATCATTGGGCGTGCGGTGGCCACGGCGCGCGAGCTCGGCGTCCCCTCCGTGGTGGTCACCTTCGACCCGCACCCCAGCGAGGTGGTCCGCCCCGGCAGCCACCCGCCGATCCTGGCCCCGTACGACCGGCGCGCCGAGCTGATGGCCGGGCTGGGCGTGGACGCGCTGCTGATCCTGCCGTTCACGGCGGAGTTCTCCCAGCTCTCCCCGGCCGACTTCATCGTGAAGGTGCTCGTCGACAAGCTGCACGCGCGCGCCGTCATCGAGGGCCCGAACTTCCGCTTCGGCCACCGGGCCGCCGGGAACGTCGACTTCCTGCGCGAGCTGGGCTCCACGTACGACTACGAGGTGGACGTCGTGGACCTGGTCGAGCGGGGCGAGGCGGGTGGCGGGGTGCCGTTCTCCTCGACGCTGGCACGCAGGCTGGTCTCGGAGGGCGACATGGACGGCGCGGCGGAGATCCTGGGGCGTCCGCACCGCGTCGAGGGCGTGGTGGTGCGCGGTGCGCAGCGCGGACGCGAACTCGGCTACCCGACGGCGAACGTCGAGACGCAGCCGCACACCGCGATCCCGGCGGACGGGGTCTACGCGGGCTGGCTGACGGCGGACGGTGAGCGGATGCCCGCGGCGATCTCGGTGGGGACGAACGTGCAGTTCGACGCGACCGAGCGGACCGTGGAGGCGTACGCGATCGACCGCGTGGGGCTGGACCTGTACGGGATGCACGTCGCCGTCGACTTCCTCGCCTACGTGCGGGGGATGGCGAAGTTCGAGTCGCTGGACGGGCTGTTGGAAGCGATCGCGAACGACGTGAAGCGGGCGCGGGTGTTGACGGACGCGTACGACTTGAAGCGCTGA
- the rbfA gene encoding 30S ribosome-binding factor RbfA, with protein MADNARAKKLADLIREVVAEKLQRGVKDPRLGTHVTITDTRVTGDLREATVFYTVYGDDEDRASAAAGLESAKGVLRSAVGRAAGTKFTPTLTFVADALPENAKTIEDLLEKARTSDAQVREVSSGAQYAGDADPYKKPGDEDDEDAAAE; from the coding sequence GTGGCCGACAATGCGCGGGCGAAGAAGCTGGCGGACCTCATCCGGGAGGTGGTGGCGGAGAAGCTGCAGCGCGGAGTCAAGGACCCCCGCCTCGGTACGCACGTGACCATCACGGACACCCGGGTCACCGGCGACCTGCGGGAGGCCACGGTCTTCTACACGGTCTACGGTGACGACGAGGACCGCGCCAGCGCGGCAGCGGGCCTGGAGAGCGCCAAGGGCGTACTGCGCTCCGCGGTCGGCCGGGCGGCGGGCACCAAGTTCACGCCCACCCTGACCTTCGTGGCGGACGCACTCCCGGAGAACGCCAAGACCATCGAGGACCTCCTCGAAAAGGCGCGGACCTCCGACGCCCAGGTGCGCGAGGTGTCCTCCGGCGCGCAGTACGCCGGCGACGCCGACCCGTACAAGAAGCCGGGCGACGAGGACGACGAGGACGCAGCCGCGGAATGA
- a CDS encoding DUF503 domain-containing protein, with translation MYVGTLSFDLLLGDVHSLKEKRSVVRPIVAELQRKFSVSAAEVGDQDLHRRARVGVALVSGDAGFLSDVLDRCERLVAARPEVELLSVRRRLHGDED, from the coding sequence ATGTACGTGGGGACTCTGTCCTTCGATCTGCTCCTCGGCGACGTTCACTCGCTGAAGGAGAAACGCTCCGTGGTCCGGCCCATCGTGGCCGAGCTCCAACGCAAGTTCTCCGTGAGCGCGGCTGAAGTGGGCGACCAGGACCTGCACCGCAGGGCCCGGGTAGGGGTCGCTCTGGTGAGTGGGGACGCGGGGTTCCTCTCGGACGTGCTCGACCGCTGCGAGCGGCTGGTCGCGGCGCGTCCGGAAGTGGAGCTGCTGTCCGTACGACGGCGCCTCCACGGTGATGAAGACTGA
- the truB gene encoding tRNA pseudouridine(55) synthase TruB, translating to MSNNAGKTPDGLVIVDKPSGFTSHDVVAKMRGIAKTRRVGHAGTLDPMATGVLVLGVEKATKLLGHLALTEKEYLGTIRLGQDTLTDDAEGEITSSTDATGVTREAVDAGIAKLSGEIMQVPSKVSAIKIKGVRSYKRARDGEDFEIPARPVTISSFQVYDMREAEAEDGTKVVELVVSVVCSSGTYIRALARDLGADLGVGGHLTALRRTRVGPYKLDKARTLDQLQEELTVMPIGEAAAAAFPRWDLDARRASLLANGVRIDMPQEYEAGRTVAVFGPQGQLLGLVENKNGKAKSLAVFA from the coding sequence ATGAGCAACAACGCAGGGAAGACTCCGGACGGTCTTGTCATCGTCGACAAGCCGTCCGGCTTCACTTCGCACGACGTGGTCGCCAAGATGCGGGGGATCGCCAAGACCCGCCGCGTCGGCCACGCCGGCACGCTCGACCCGATGGCGACCGGCGTGCTGGTCCTGGGCGTGGAGAAGGCCACCAAGCTCCTCGGCCACCTCGCGCTCACGGAGAAGGAGTACCTCGGCACGATCCGCCTGGGCCAGGACACCCTGACGGACGACGCCGAGGGCGAGATCACCTCCTCCACGGACGCCACCGGGGTCACCCGGGAAGCCGTGGACGCGGGCATCGCCAAGCTGTCCGGCGAGATCATGCAGGTCCCGTCCAAGGTCAGTGCCATCAAGATCAAGGGGGTGCGCTCCTACAAGCGCGCCCGCGACGGCGAGGACTTCGAGATCCCGGCCCGGCCGGTGACCATCTCGTCGTTCCAGGTGTACGACATGCGCGAGGCGGAGGCCGAGGACGGCACGAAGGTCGTCGAGCTCGTCGTCTCCGTCGTCTGCTCCAGCGGTACGTACATCCGGGCCCTCGCCCGTGACCTGGGCGCCGACCTCGGCGTCGGCGGGCACCTGACCGCGCTGCGCCGCACGCGGGTGGGCCCGTACAAGCTCGACAAGGCACGGACCCTGGACCAGCTCCAGGAGGAGCTGACCGTCATGCCCATCGGCGAGGCCGCAGCCGCGGCCTTCCCGCGCTGGGACCTGGACGCCCGGCGGGCCTCGCTGCTCGCCAACGGCGTGCGGATCGACATGCCGCAGGAGTACGAGGCCGGCCGCACGGTCGCGGTCTTCGGGCCGCAGGGGCAGCTGCTCGGGCTCGTCGAGAACAAGAACGGAAAGGCGAAGTCCCTCGCGGTCTTCGCCTGA
- a CDS encoding serine protease — translation MAELVQICDPAGRVRGSGFVADDRGTVVTGHEAVDGLTRVVLRAPGPAGRTWLADAADVTALPGLALALVRTDGLGMRPLPVALREAIDPGTYVRLPARGWRQARVLGSVQVSYLAADRSHAVPGGAAVELAIGTDGRDALLLGGEACGGPVLDAGTGAVLAVVGTALRAEHRSGGFAVALRAAADADPDGPLTALLERNAATVPGHGADLNLAGALELTATTLGAHVPPDGPEPVERPGTSAELAAFTTGDRPVLGLVGDPGTGRTTVLAALAVRRARGACPAPTLWLRGADLRATDTSLADAATRALTEAARIVAAAHASGGARCVSGRPPATAGADRVPEPFSLPDAGQRAGSGGAGCVSGRSPQGAERTAARPSDPSSRSVPEETPRRAPGPAGTPPAPRTQLEPGPGGTTPPERRSQPSGAAAHLAHVVARAGRPLLVVLDAPEEMPPELAHRLGPWTTATAQWLHATGTRLVVAARPEYWEGAGALYPPAALHTPARPARRLPPALPLADLDATEAETARARLGIPADAVREADACHPLTLHLLAGVRAAEVTAGRPGRDEVFAAHVDLLCLRTAVRIAAAGADAGGAQVHGPGVKRLAARVAGRVHEAARRALGPGQGQLDRASFEELFPWRTGWASAVLTEGLLVPAGPGYRFAHEELSDWIQAGHLDVPTALGLLVHGPAEPGPPVPRHRIGPVLEALRRLAPDRLRGELTGLVHRLNRFTEEPERATPDRAWWAARLLRETLLRAPDARPHLPVLHALAEHVARAGPGEFGGWFWNRLRLPEPDRLDLLRRLLPADPAEAVPGDRYLDAAARRLARDPQRAQPLLCAWFTDGRRLRGRPGATVATAAQALLHTHRGLAVDDLTEALVTAAHPRADELLAVLAEEEPSALCRAVDRWAHDERPGRRVAAATYGLATAPHVRTPGDRELLRHAAQMLLARPADATLHASALAILLRDPQARGRYLPDALACFRDSVIGSRLPAAALVAALPVLPDPGEVFAALRARADGEVVRALAALTTPGLARRAGDLVREHLARNPGDAPHAAFFVDRRLDQGPAAALVVRPLVLELLLGAPAVVRSALAVVLAAPGCEASHPLRGELADTLLREEVDPQVLDAFLGAVAAGASGRAEDRTRELLRRTGRQLLRAPGGAAVFERRTVELARAEPAFGALVARWQATAEAEAAALLGPSARRTVETLSRAAADVT, via the coding sequence ATGGCGGAGCTCGTCCAAATCTGCGATCCCGCCGGGCGGGTGCGCGGCAGCGGATTCGTCGCCGACGACCGCGGGACGGTGGTCACCGGTCACGAGGCCGTCGACGGGCTGACCCGGGTGGTGCTCCGCGCCCCGGGACCCGCCGGGCGGACCTGGCTGGCCGACGCGGCGGACGTGACCGCCCTGCCGGGGCTCGCGCTGGCGCTGGTACGGACCGACGGACTCGGGATGCGACCGCTCCCGGTGGCGCTGCGCGAGGCGATCGATCCCGGTACCTACGTACGGCTGCCCGCGCGGGGATGGCGGCAGGCGCGGGTACTGGGAAGCGTGCAGGTCAGCTACCTGGCGGCGGACCGGTCCCACGCGGTGCCCGGGGGCGCGGCCGTGGAGCTGGCGATCGGCACCGACGGCCGGGACGCACTGCTGCTGGGAGGGGAGGCCTGCGGGGGCCCGGTGCTCGACGCCGGGACCGGAGCGGTGCTCGCGGTGGTGGGCACCGCCCTGCGGGCGGAACACCGCTCCGGAGGATTCGCGGTGGCCCTGCGGGCAGCGGCCGACGCCGACCCGGACGGCCCCCTGACCGCACTGCTGGAGCGCAATGCCGCGACCGTGCCCGGCCACGGCGCCGACCTGAACCTCGCCGGGGCGCTGGAACTGACCGCGACCACGCTCGGCGCCCATGTCCCCCCGGACGGGCCGGAACCCGTGGAGCGCCCGGGCACCTCCGCCGAGCTGGCCGCCTTCACCACCGGGGACCGCCCGGTCCTCGGCCTCGTGGGAGACCCGGGCACGGGCCGCACCACGGTCCTGGCCGCCCTGGCCGTACGCCGCGCGCGGGGTGCCTGCCCGGCGCCGACCCTGTGGCTGCGCGGCGCGGACCTGCGCGCCACCGACACCTCCCTGGCCGACGCGGCGACACGGGCCCTGACCGAGGCGGCCCGGATCGTCGCGGCTGCCCACGCCTCCGGCGGGGCCCGGTGCGTGTCGGGGCGGCCCCCGGCCACCGCCGGGGCTGACCGGGTGCCGGAGCCCTTCTCGCTGCCCGACGCCGGCCAGCGCGCTGGTTCCGGCGGGGCCGGGTGCGTGTCGGGGCGATCCCCGCAGGGCGCCGAACGCACTGCCGCCCGACCTTCCGACCCCTCGTCACGTTCGGTGCCCGAGGAGACGCCCCGGCGCGCGCCCGGCCCCGCTGGAACCCCGCCCGCGCCGCGCACCCAGCTGGAGCCCGGCCCCGGCGGAACCACGCCGCCCGAGCGGCGCAGCCAACCGTCGGGAGCCGCAGCCCACCTCGCGCACGTGGTCGCCCGCGCCGGCCGCCCCCTGCTGGTCGTGCTCGACGCCCCGGAAGAGATGCCGCCGGAGCTCGCCCACCGGCTCGGACCCTGGACCACCGCCACGGCCCAGTGGCTGCACGCGACCGGGACCCGTCTGGTCGTCGCCGCCCGGCCCGAGTACTGGGAGGGCGCCGGCGCCCTCTACCCGCCCGCCGCGCTGCACACCCCGGCCCGGCCCGCCCGGCGGCTGCCACCCGCCCTCCCGCTCGCTGACCTCGACGCCACCGAGGCCGAGACCGCCCGGGCCCGCCTCGGCATCCCCGCGGACGCCGTCCGGGAGGCCGACGCCTGCCACCCGCTCACCCTGCACCTGCTCGCCGGGGTCCGGGCCGCCGAGGTCACCGCCGGTCGTCCCGGCCGCGACGAGGTCTTCGCCGCGCACGTGGACCTGCTGTGCCTGCGCACCGCCGTCCGCATCGCCGCGGCCGGTGCCGACGCAGGGGGCGCCCAGGTGCACGGGCCCGGGGTCAAACGGCTCGCGGCGCGCGTGGCCGGTCGGGTCCACGAGGCCGCGCGGCGCGCTCTGGGACCCGGACAGGGGCAGCTGGACCGGGCCTCCTTCGAGGAACTGTTCCCCTGGCGCACCGGCTGGGCCTCCGCCGTGCTCACCGAGGGACTGCTCGTACCCGCCGGGCCCGGCTACCGCTTCGCCCACGAGGAGCTGTCCGACTGGATCCAGGCCGGCCACCTGGACGTTCCGACGGCCCTCGGCCTGCTCGTCCACGGCCCCGCCGAGCCCGGGCCGCCCGTGCCCCGGCACCGCATCGGGCCCGTCCTGGAAGCCCTGCGCAGGCTCGCCCCCGACCGGCTGCGCGGCGAGCTCACCGGGCTGGTCCACCGGCTCAACCGTTTCACCGAGGAACCCGAGCGGGCCACCCCGGACCGCGCCTGGTGGGCCGCCCGGCTGCTGCGCGAAACCCTGCTCCGGGCCCCCGACGCCCGGCCCCACCTCCCCGTGTTGCACGCCCTCGCCGAGCACGTGGCCCGCGCCGGCCCGGGGGAGTTCGGCGGCTGGTTCTGGAACCGGCTGCGACTGCCCGAGCCCGACCGCCTCGACCTGCTGCGCCGGCTGCTGCCCGCCGACCCCGCCGAAGCGGTCCCCGGCGACCGCTACCTCGACGCCGCGGCCCGCCGCCTCGCCCGGGACCCGCAGCGCGCGCAGCCGCTGCTCTGCGCCTGGTTCACCGACGGGCGCCGGCTGCGCGGCCGGCCCGGGGCCACCGTCGCCACCGCCGCGCAGGCCCTGCTGCACACCCACCGGGGCCTCGCCGTGGACGACCTCACCGAGGCGCTCGTCACCGCCGCGCACCCGCGCGCCGACGAGCTGCTCGCCGTACTCGCCGAGGAGGAGCCCTCGGCCCTGTGCCGGGCCGTAGACCGCTGGGCGCACGACGAACGCCCGGGCCGGCGGGTCGCGGCCGCCACCTACGGGCTCGCCACCGCCCCGCACGTGCGCACCCCCGGCGACCGCGAGCTGCTGCGCCACGCCGCCCAGATGCTGCTCGCCCGCCCCGCCGACGCCACCCTGCACGCCAGTGCCCTCGCGATCCTGCTCCGCGACCCGCAGGCGCGCGGCCGCTACCTGCCCGACGCCCTCGCCTGCTTCCGCGATTCCGTGATCGGCTCCCGGTTGCCCGCGGCGGCGCTGGTCGCGGCCCTGCCCGTGCTGCCCGATCCGGGCGAGGTGTTCGCCGCCCTGCGGGCCCGGGCCGACGGGGAGGTGGTGCGCGCCCTGGCCGCGCTGACCACGCCGGGGCTGGCCCGGCGCGCCGGTGACCTCGTACGGGAGCACCTCGCGCGCAACCCCGGGGACGCGCCGCACGCCGCCTTCTTCGTGGACAGGCGGCTCGACCAGGGCCCCGCCGCCGCCTTGGTGGTGCGGCCCCTGGTCCTGGAGCTGCTCCTCGGTGCCCCGGCCGTGGTGCGGTCCGCGCTGGCCGTCGTACTGGCCGCGCCGGGCTGCGAGGCCTCGCACCCGCTGCGCGGGGAACTGGCCGACACCCTGCTGCGCGAGGAGGTCGATCCGCAGGTCCTCGACGCCTTCCTCGGAGCCGTCGCGGCCGGGGCCTCCGGGCGCGCGGAGGACCGTACGCGGGAGCTGCTGAGGCGCACCGGGCGGCAGTTGCTGCGGGCCCCGGGCGGGGCGGCGGTCTTCGAACGGCGGACGGTGGAGCTGGCCCGGGCCGAACCGGCCTTCGGGGCGCTGGTGGCCCGCTGGCAGGCGACGGCGGAAGCGGAGGCCGCGGCCCTGCTCGGGCCGAGCGCCCGGCGGACGGTGGAGACCCTGAGCAGGGCGGCCGCGGACGTGACGTGA